Proteins encoded in a region of the Calypte anna isolate BGI_N300 chromosome 15, bCalAnn1_v1.p, whole genome shotgun sequence genome:
- the AACS gene encoding acetoacetyl-CoA synthetase isoform X1: MSREPEIMECQVMWEPDTKRNTHMDRFRAAVASSCGLRLANYNDLYQWSVESFSDFWAEFWKYSNIVCSRLYDEVVDTSKSIADVPEWFKGSRLNYAENLLKHKDNDKIALYAAKEGKEEIVKVTFEELRQAVALYAAAMRKMGVKIGDRVVGYLPNSIHAVEAMLAAASIGAIWSSTSPDFGINGVLDRFSQIQPKLIFSVEAVIYNGKEHNHLEKLHSVVKGLPDIKKVVVIPYVSSRETIDISKIPNSVFLEDFLATGKGDQAPQLEFEQLPFSHPLFIMYSSGTTGAPKCMVHSAGGTLIQHLKEHILHGNMTSNDIIMYYTTTGWMMWNWLVTALATGASVVLYDGSPLVPSPNVLWDLTDRLGITILGTGAKWLAVLQEKNLKPCETHNLQTLHTILSTGSPLKAESYEYVYKHIKSSVLLGSISGGTDIISCFMGQNVTIPVYKGEIQARNLGMAVEAWNDEGKPVWGESGELVCTKPIPCQPTHFWNDENGSKYRKAYFSKFPGVWAHGDYCKINPKTGGIVMLGRSDGTLNPNGVRFGSSEIYNIVEAFEEVSDSLCVPQYNKDGEERVILFLKMALNHTFSQDLVKRIRDAIRVALSARHVPSLILETKGIPYTINGKKVEVAVKQIIAGKQVEQRGAFSNPETLDLYQNIPELQNF; this comes from the exons ATGTCCCGGGAGCCCGAGATCATGGAGTGTCAGGTGATGTGGGAGCCTGACACCAAGCGCAATACCCACATGGACCGGTTCCGCGCCGCCGTGGCCAGCAGCTGCGGGCTCCGTCTGG CCAACTACAATGACTTATACCAGTGGTCAGTGGAATCCTTCTCAGACTTCTGGGCAGAATTCTGGAAGTACAGTAACATCGTCTGCTCTCGCCTCTATGATGAG gTGGTTGATACTTCCAAAAGTATTGCAGATGTCCCAGAGTGGTTCAAAGGCAGCCGTCTGAACTATGCAGAGAATCTCCTGAAGCACAAGGACAATGACAAGATTGCACTGTATGCAGCAA AGgaaggcaaagaagaaattGTGAAAGTAACTTTTGAAGAATTGAGACAAGCTGTAGCTTTGTATGCTGCAGCCATGAGGAAGATGGGAGTAAAAATAGGAGACAGAGTTGTGG GTTACTTACCAAACAGCATTCACGCGGTGGAAGCGATGCTGGCTGCTGCAAGTATTGGTGCTATCTGGAGTTCAACATCACCAGACTTTGGCATTAAC ggTGTACTGGACAGATTTTCCCAAATTCAACCAAAGCTCATCTTCTCTGTTGAAGCTGTTATATACAATGGCAAAGAACATAACCACCTGGAAAAGCTCCATAGTGTGGTGAAAG GGCTTCCAGATATTAAAAAAGTTGTGGTGATTCCATATGTCTCCTCAAGAGAAACCATAGATATTTCTAAGATTCCAAACAG TGTCTTTTTAGAAGACTTCCTTGCTACTGGGAAAGGAGACCAGGCCCCTCAGCTGGAGTTTGAACAGCTGCCTTTCAGTCATCCTCTCTTCATTATGTATTCATCAGGCACCACAGGGGCACCAAAATGCATGGTTCATTCAGCAGGG GGTACACTAATACAGCACCTGAAGGAACACATTCTTCATGGCAACATGACCAGCAATGACATTATTATGTACTATACAACA actgGTTGGATGATGTGGAATTGGTTAGTGACTGCACTTGCTACAGGAGCTTCAGTGGTCCTGTATGATGGATCTCCTCTAGTTCCATCTCCAAATGTGCTCTGGGACTTGACTGACAGACTTGG GATCACCATCCTTGGAACGGGTGCCAAGTGGCTGGCTGTGctacaagagaaaaatttaaaaccat GTGAAACACACAATCTCCAAACACTCCACACTATCCTGTCTACAGGATCCCCTCTCAAGGCTGAAAGCTATGAGTATGTCTACAAACACATCAAGAGCAGTGTCCTTCTGGGATCTATTTCAG GTGGAACAGATATAATTTCATGTTTCATGGGTCAGAATGTTACAATTCCAGTTTACAAAGGAGAAATTCAAGCCAGAAATCTTGGAATGGCTGTAGAAGCATGGAATGATGAAG GAAAACCAGTTTGGGGTGAAAGTGGAGAGCTGGTTTGTACCAAGCCTATCCCTTGTCAGCCTACTCACTTCTGGAATGATGAGAATGGGAGCAAATACAGAAAggcttatttttcaaaatttccaG GTGTTTGGGCCCATGGTGATTACTGCAAAATCAATCCCAAGACAGGAGGAATTGTCATGCTGGGTCGCAG TGATGGCACATTAAATCCAAATGGCGTGAGATTTGGAAGCTCTGAAATCTACAACATAG ttgaaGCCTTTGAGGAGGTTTCAGACAGCCTCTGTGTCCCTCAGTACAACAAAGATGGTGAGGAGAGGGTGATACTCTTTCTGAAGATGGCATTAAACCACACGTTCAGCCAGGATCTGGTGAAAAGAATTCGTGATGCGATCCGCGTAGCACTTTCTGCCAGGCATGTTCCAAGCCTCATCCTAGAAACCAAAGGCATTCCG
- the AACS gene encoding acetoacetyl-CoA synthetase isoform X2 gives MSREPEIMECQVMWEPDTKRNTHMDRFRAAVASSCGLRLANYNDLYQWSVESFSDFWAEFWKYSNIVCSRLYDEVVDTSKSIADVPEWFKGSRLNYAENLLKHKDNDKIALYAAKEGKEEIVKVTFEELRQAVALYAAAMRKMGVKIGDRVVGYLPNSIHAVEAMLAAASIGAIWSSTSPDFGINGVLDRFSQIQPKLIFSVEAVIYNGKEHNHLEKLHSVVKGLPDIKKVVVIPYVSSRETIDISKIPNSVFLEDFLATGKGDQAPQLEFEQLPFSHPLFIMYSSGTTGAPKCMVHSAGGTLIQHLKEHILHGNMTSNDIIMYYTTTGWMMWNWLVTALATGASVVLYDGSPLVPSPNVLWDLTDRLGITILGTGAKWLAVLQEKNLKPCETHNLQTLHTILSTGSPLKAESYEYVYKHIKSSVLLGSISGGTDIISCFMGQNVTIPVYKGEIQARNLGMAVEAWNDEGKPVWGESGELVCTKPIPCQPTHFWNDENGSKYRKAYFSKFPGVWAHGDYCKINPKTGGIVMLGRSDGTLNPNGVRFGSSEIYNIAVRMVRKAKENDLSILKLKPLRRFQTASVSLSTTKMVRRG, from the exons ATGTCCCGGGAGCCCGAGATCATGGAGTGTCAGGTGATGTGGGAGCCTGACACCAAGCGCAATACCCACATGGACCGGTTCCGCGCCGCCGTGGCCAGCAGCTGCGGGCTCCGTCTGG CCAACTACAATGACTTATACCAGTGGTCAGTGGAATCCTTCTCAGACTTCTGGGCAGAATTCTGGAAGTACAGTAACATCGTCTGCTCTCGCCTCTATGATGAG gTGGTTGATACTTCCAAAAGTATTGCAGATGTCCCAGAGTGGTTCAAAGGCAGCCGTCTGAACTATGCAGAGAATCTCCTGAAGCACAAGGACAATGACAAGATTGCACTGTATGCAGCAA AGgaaggcaaagaagaaattGTGAAAGTAACTTTTGAAGAATTGAGACAAGCTGTAGCTTTGTATGCTGCAGCCATGAGGAAGATGGGAGTAAAAATAGGAGACAGAGTTGTGG GTTACTTACCAAACAGCATTCACGCGGTGGAAGCGATGCTGGCTGCTGCAAGTATTGGTGCTATCTGGAGTTCAACATCACCAGACTTTGGCATTAAC ggTGTACTGGACAGATTTTCCCAAATTCAACCAAAGCTCATCTTCTCTGTTGAAGCTGTTATATACAATGGCAAAGAACATAACCACCTGGAAAAGCTCCATAGTGTGGTGAAAG GGCTTCCAGATATTAAAAAAGTTGTGGTGATTCCATATGTCTCCTCAAGAGAAACCATAGATATTTCTAAGATTCCAAACAG TGTCTTTTTAGAAGACTTCCTTGCTACTGGGAAAGGAGACCAGGCCCCTCAGCTGGAGTTTGAACAGCTGCCTTTCAGTCATCCTCTCTTCATTATGTATTCATCAGGCACCACAGGGGCACCAAAATGCATGGTTCATTCAGCAGGG GGTACACTAATACAGCACCTGAAGGAACACATTCTTCATGGCAACATGACCAGCAATGACATTATTATGTACTATACAACA actgGTTGGATGATGTGGAATTGGTTAGTGACTGCACTTGCTACAGGAGCTTCAGTGGTCCTGTATGATGGATCTCCTCTAGTTCCATCTCCAAATGTGCTCTGGGACTTGACTGACAGACTTGG GATCACCATCCTTGGAACGGGTGCCAAGTGGCTGGCTGTGctacaagagaaaaatttaaaaccat GTGAAACACACAATCTCCAAACACTCCACACTATCCTGTCTACAGGATCCCCTCTCAAGGCTGAAAGCTATGAGTATGTCTACAAACACATCAAGAGCAGTGTCCTTCTGGGATCTATTTCAG GTGGAACAGATATAATTTCATGTTTCATGGGTCAGAATGTTACAATTCCAGTTTACAAAGGAGAAATTCAAGCCAGAAATCTTGGAATGGCTGTAGAAGCATGGAATGATGAAG GAAAACCAGTTTGGGGTGAAAGTGGAGAGCTGGTTTGTACCAAGCCTATCCCTTGTCAGCCTACTCACTTCTGGAATGATGAGAATGGGAGCAAATACAGAAAggcttatttttcaaaatttccaG GTGTTTGGGCCCATGGTGATTACTGCAAAATCAATCCCAAGACAGGAGGAATTGTCATGCTGGGTCGCAG TGATGGCACATTAAATCCAAATGGCGTGAGATTTGGAAGCTCTGAAATCTACAACATAG CAGTGAGGATGGTGAGGAAAGCCAAAGAGAATGACTTATCCATCTTAAAA ttgaaGCCTTTGAGGAGGTTTCAGACAGCCTCTGTGTCCCTCAGTACAACAAAGATGGTGAGGAGAGGGTGA